The Musa acuminata AAA Group cultivar baxijiao chromosome BXJ1-8, Cavendish_Baxijiao_AAA, whole genome shotgun sequence genomic sequence TCAGATATCAACAAGCAAAGCATATAGCAAAAGCATACTGAACAGAGACTTGTAAAAGATATTTAGCCACAAGCAGGGAAGACATTCACCGATTGTCACATAGAGCCAAATAGAGGAACACATAAAACAAACTAGTAAGCTTGTATTCTTGCTTAATCTTCATATTGCTCATAGGATTTGAGCAGCTCAGTGCAGACTGGCAATGAAGTGTCCTTCAGGAAGCCAAGCGAGTTAGCAAATCTGGTGTCCGAAGCAATACCGTTGTTGTGGCTGAGGAACACAGGAGCCCTCTCGCGACCCTGGAGTGCAGTCTTGCATCCACTTTCTGGGCTACTAACGAGCAGAGACTCGCAGATTTCATGGTCATCATGCTCGCCTTCAACTAGGATGTTGTAGGTACCCGTGTGATCGGTCGTGCCCTCGAAACTGCACGTCTTTGCACCAGTGAATTCTGATCGACACTCAACCCTTACCGTAGCACCTGCAGATGAATCACAATGTCCGTAACAAATGGGAAATTTTTCAGAGTAAAGCAGGAGGCAGTCAGTCTAGGCACAGATCAAGAACAATCATCCCAAAGACAACGTGAAAAAATAAACTTTAACAAAATCCATATCATTAATCATGATCAGTGACATCCAGAGTGACCAAAAATCAACCATCAAGAATGTCGATGTAGCCTGCATCTTCATCAACTTGTAAACAGAAGTTTATTGGCACAACAAAAGATTATGACTTCTGTTGGTTCAGGGACTCTATAAACATTTTAGTTTCAGACCATCAACACTACTAAAATCAAATTCCCAATGTGCATTGCCCATGTTTAACACTCTTCTATTACTTACATCCACTTtgtgttttaaaaataaaatatttagaactttaaaaagaaaattcataatCTATGAGGAGTTGGGACTTAAGGCTTTTGCTAGCTTTGTAGCTAAGCTATTGACGACAAACACTTATGCATTGGTGTCTTTTAACTCAAGTTAAACCCTTACTAAGAATCATACCATACAAAGTCACAATTGATATAAAGTTAAAACTCACAGTAAAGTCTGTAAAAGAAAGGACTCTTGAGAACAAAAAATTCTATAGAGATTGAAAAATTATGAATTATTGAGACCCCCACTAGGAAAATATTGGATCCAAAAGTTCCattaatatatacacatataaatatatataccatCGGGAATTCCAAATCTCCCTAGATATTAAATTTGGAAATTAGAAAAATTATgtagagaaaaaaaatcatatttcttctttagaaatatatacatgtatatattttaaCGATTATTCCACCAAAATGATATCCAACCTAAAAGGATAATGTCCAAACATTATATAGGAAGTAAAAGATGATGTCTCCGTAACTTGATTACATCTTCAATCGCTCGTATGTGATTACTTCTACCAGCTATTTTGACAGACAAGGACTATGAAAGTTTTTGCTGCTATGAAATGGAGAAAAAGCTTCGCATAATATTTTCAATGTTTAGATCTGTTGTTTAGGCATTCCAAATATTTCTtccaatcaaaaagaaaaaaaagcattTGCTCTTAAAGCAAACATGTAATAGAAACGATTTTTCCGGGCTGACAACCAAAAAGGATTTAAGGTGTTTCTAACTCATTGTATGATCTATACACAAGAACCTATTTTTAGATCGCTTCAATCCTCCCCTTTGATCTACTAACCGTAAATAAGTAACAAGATGAAGCTCACATGCCAACCAGAGTCTCCAGATTCGACGTTTGCAGATGCATCGAACCCAAACCAGGCAAAAATCGTCGGCAAAAATTCCAACAAGAGAAAAAGATGGGAAGCCTAGAACGCGGTGCCATGAAACCCTCACCTTGGATGTAGGTCGATACCGGCGTCTCGAACCCCGCACGGCACGTATCACAGAAGACGCGGCCCTGGACAACGAACCCCCGCTTGACGACGCCAACGTCGCGCGCGGCGATCGCGAGGGCCGGAAGGACGCACGCCACCGCAAAGACGACGACGACCGCCGAGAAGAGGTGTTTCGCCATGATCGCAGTAGGAAAGGACAGCAGGAGTAGGTCGCTGGGACTGTAGGAAGCGGGGGTGAAGCGATAAAGGCCATTGAGCAAAGGACGAGTGAGTTTATTGTTGTCACAGTGGTTATTCTCACTCGCGGTGACGATAGGAATGCCTATTTGGGGCGGGATTTTGGAACTATTGATCGAGTGTTAGGATCCGCCTTAAGTAATTGAGTCAAGAAGCACTGACGGTATCCGCAGGCGTGAGAGGGAATCACGTGGGTTAGTGACAGATAATGAGTTCGGAAGGGTAAGCTTACCTCTAACGGGTATACTGAGCGAGATCTGCGGCGGTGTGCCTCGTGCAGAGATCCGAGTCGTTGGATCGGGTCCTCTTATTATATACTTTTGAAATAATAAGATTTAAACATGATTTATGTTCCcttagtatatatttttgaaataataAGACCTCGTTATTATAACACTCcctataaataaatttatcaaaacataaataatattatacacatataatttaattatatataatatcataaaaatcatttatAAAATTATCTCAACCTTGTTTACATAAGAGCTAATCAAATCCTAATTTGATCAAATTTGAATAAATATATCAACTACTATAATCTCAATCACACATGTGATATTATTAGGAGTGTTCCATTCGAAAGCGTACCAAAATCTTTAGGTGATATGACTCTAATGCTAAAATTAGAAGGTGTTAATATCGAGGTGAGCTTGGAATAAGAGAATAAGAACTCTCAACTaaagtgaaataatttttttattatatttgtcCCTCTTCTTTATAAGTGTTAGtggtgtcaaatgaatcatgatatgcaATAAGAGACTCAATTTAAGTTGAACTCAAATCGAAATGGCTTGACTAATTAGGAGTTTCCTTGCATACGATCAAAATTTAAACTATGACCGAGAGTCCTTCGATTAAAAGTCTAAGAGTCTCCTATATGAAATTAAAAGTTAAATTTTCACTAAAAAACCTTCTCTGATAAGGAGTCTTTCCCCTCTATAACTATTAGTAAAGGACGATCGGGAGACCAAGGAGTAGGGGAAAAGAGAGGAATATAGTAACAATAGAGAAGCCTCAAGAGGCTACACTtgtatgcttaataaatctctttataattttattattttttttcaaaaagcaaTCTAGATACTTTTTCCTTTtagatattttttctttcaatgtCCCCGTTAATCCTCCAAAAATAATAAATCTATTTAGAGGAAAGATCAAGATCATTAAATCCATCCCCCAAATGGATCAGGTAGTATTAGAGTGATGATCCTTATTTGTGGATGTGATGGCAGATAATATCCAAAAATATCACCATATCTTACTGCCTATTTCGCATTGCCCATAAAGATGAAGGACGTGATGGGTTGGATCTGATCCAAGCTAATACAATAATGAAATCTGATAGAGATGAGTGCCTTATAGTAAAGGAGAAGACATCGTCTTCATCGAAAATCAAAACTAATTTATGGACGATGCACTATGATGACAATGTCATGGAACCGATAGCAAAGGTAAGGTTATAACATTTTCGAGTCAAAACTCATATCAATATCCTCACCTATGACGACTCCATAGATGTTAGACACATGGCTTAATCAACTCAAAATCCATTTTACCCTCTTTTGCAATCATTGTAAAGTGACATAATACATAAGAGAGAAGTATTGAAAGACTCACCTAAAACTCTTCccaagaaggtgaggaagaatgaAAAATGTCAGTGATGATCTTACCAAAATTGATTCGGCTAATTGTGTGGATATATATTTATCGCTTATGGTAGGGCCAAATGTAAAAGACTTGAGTCCATCGATTAGTCCAGAGGTTTGGGAAGATCTCTTCATGTTGCAAATTCAAGTACAACAAAAGTTTATCAATGTCATCTGATAATCAAAAAAATCTCATCTTAACAAGCTTGATCTATAAGGCACAcctcatttgaatattttttggGTTGGATCCAAAAAGATATGCTGATGAGGATATATAGATAACATAAACTTTGCATTGCCCTTTAGCCTCATCTAATTGCACTTAGGGAAGGAATAACTAAAAGGAGGATGAAAGAAACTCAAGTACTCATTCCACGTGAACTGTTTAAGTCTTGAATTAGATTGGAGATAACATTCGTCAAGTAGAGTTGTCTCCATATATGAAGATGTAAATATGAAGAACTTAAAAGGTGCTCAAGCCATTGATGTTAGACAATAAGCCAAGCAAGATGTTGTCTTTGTTAGATGACTTAGTGATTAACAAATAGACTACTCTAAACGAAGACACTATCATACTTAGCTCAAACTCAATTCGAGTCATACTTCAACTCAACTCAAATGTAGCCCAATCAAGCTCAAGTTCAAAGCTTAGTTTGATCAATTGAAAGAGTGAACCCAGCTCAATCCAAGTTGGATTCGAATTggaagaagagttggactccaattAAGAGTCCTACTCTAGTTATAAGTCCTTGCTTTTACAACTGTAGCAACCCTAAAGTAGATATCAACAACAACCTAAGAAAGAGGTGTTGACGATTAAAAAGAAGAGGAGTGATGGAGAGAGGTAACACCAAGATTGTAGCCCGAAAAGATTCAAGCTATCACTCATGACGTTTCACTCAAAAAGTCAGAGCCTGTTGCTTAATAAGTCTCTTCTAATTAAGAGGTTCAATCTTTCACAATTACCTTTTTATAAGTCGCTCAATAAGTATGAGTTTATTACTTAATAACTAGGTCTCTTTAtagttattatttttcttttcaatCCTCTTTTGTTTCAATAACTCCATCAATCCTCCTACAAAGCATAAACCCACTCAAAGGAATGATCAAAATCAATGAATCGTTCCCCTAAATGGATCATCTAGGGCCAATAGATGTAATGTTGTAGTTTCTACAATGTCTTGGTCATGTTAAAAGCATCATGAGTCCTTGGACATATGTGCCTCATGTCCAGTTCATGTCGTCTACCTCTTTCAGTAGATAAACTTGAGTACCCTTATATGGAAGGGTCAACTCCTTTCTTGCTTTGAGCTCCTCCATTAGGCCCTTAAACTCTGAGTCTTTTTTATATATTCTTGTAGTTATCATGTAAATTCAGCTACTCCTACATTCGAATAGACAAGCAAAGACTCATGATCAAGAGTCATGATAATATATCAGCTAGCttgttttgtatttcttttttgtATATGATTATGTGGTTGAATTGCTACAGGCATGATATCTACTTCATATGTCGAGCTTCCTGTAGTTTGGACTATATTTGTAAGAATTGAAGTGGGTGATGATTATTCTATGTGATCATCTCCATTCCAAGGAGATGCATGAGCCAATTCTTGATTACTTGTTATACCACAAGTAATTCTTTATCGTATATTGGATAGTTCTATTGAGATTCTTAAAACATCTCAAAATGGTACACGATTTGACCATCTTACATCATATTTGTCCCATTGCATATCTGAACATGTTCACCTCCAACTTTAAGGGTCTTTGTAGGTTAACAAGTCTATGATGGGAGCTCCTTGATGATTTTCCTCTTCCCCAAGGGGAACATATTATTGTGTTCTATCATCCACTCAAAATTTTGACTTACCTTGGTAAAGAGTATAATGGTGTAGCAATGATGGAGATGTTTTAGATGAACTTATAGAGATAATAGCATGCTACCATAAAGCTTCGAATCTCCATAGTCATCCTTGGTTTTGGCCACTCtaggatcttcttaatgttgtttaAGTCGATCTTGAATTTTTCTTTACCAATGATAAAAGGTTTGTTTCCTAAACTAACACCTCTTCGGGTTGGGCCATAGTTAGTGTTTCTCCAAAAGGTCAAAAATCTATGGCACATGCTCAATGGCATGAACTTGGCAAAGATGTTGCAAAGTTCAAATGGTACGATCAACTACTCGAACAACCCTGAATGCATTTTGAAGTTCATCTTCCACATGTCTTCTTCTTAGATTCAGACTTGATGATAGCCTAATTGTGGTCCAACTTGGTGAAGATAGTGGTATGTTGGAGCTGATCCAACAAATAATCCATCTGATGTAAAGGATATAGATTTTTTACTGTGATCTTATTTAAGGCATGGTAGTTGATGCACATTTATCCTTTTTTGTCCTTCTTTGACGTTATCACCATTGATGATCCATAAGATAGTTTGATGATGTTGCTTTAAGTAAGCTCAGTCATTTGTTGCTGGATTTTTTTCGTTCTCCAAAACTAAGTTCTAGTATATGTTGAGATTCAGTAGTGATGCATCGAAGATGAGTTGTATGTCGTGTTCTACTACTCACTATGGAGGGAGTCTATTGTTTTCAATGAAGAGGTTGGGATGCCTATTGATGAGTTCTTGTAACTTATCATCATCCTTTTACTTGCATGTCATTGATAAGGTTAATGCTTACATTCCCATCATAATTCCGATCATAATTGATCGAATGAGCATTAACATGAAACTTATGCATATGTTTGCTGTCCATTTTTGCTTGGTCAACTATCATGAGATTGACGACACGTTTACTTTTTTTCTCACTTAACAATAAATCATTTGCCATCCTTCATGAAATCATATTGCTAGGGTCGGCAATAGTAGATGACATCTTGGTCTCAAAGGTATGCACTTGTGAAGATTACCTAGCATGTGTTAAGGGGCACCACTTTATACAATAACTCAATATATTTGCTGAAGATGAAGCAAAATTTACATTGCTGATCCATCTTCATCTCCATATCTATTTGGATCTAAACCAATATACATGGGTTCGAATGAGGTGTGGTTTATAGGCCAAGCTTCTAGACCAAGTTTACCAAGATGAAATTCTTTTGATTGTCAATGTCGATGATGATATTGATGAGTTCTTACTTCACTTGAAGTTTTTAAACTATTGGATCAATGGATAGACTCAATGCTAGCTAGACAATCCATTGGTTCaacccatagtgggctttaatagctcacaacatatttttgctagtcataggtgccgagcaagccaatcacgtgagtgatgacacgtgtgacttgatacagaatctttttgcttattatattttggcgtatatcactttataactattgcataaatgcatatatatattgtgatgtccttggatttatgcaatgggaatcggatcgtgatgagatcacgataatgagatcgattcacctttaaacacatatcctaaataatcccggtcataggttactcgagagggacattgtgataaccggatagactggtgtgctgtatacccgtccatatgatggatgcagctggtctcatagctgctcgtgtagggacactagggatacagtacaggtgctcattggagaatgagttcactgattgatccgcttacggaatgctggatggttgatgatgccttattgtcagacagcgattccgtagtcctagtggtgtatctggtccttagacttgagacaccaaggatgtcctgtatgagtgctccactctttgataccagacttataggtttggctgtcccagatctagtacagctggtcattgggagtggtagtcgaccttacgagggctattgagtgtcgatagaggatcatccactctcggcgtcatgagaggaatatcccatgtgttcttgctcagacaaatccctggccagggtcattcgggttgagagagaaagagttctccgggagaatccgattagagcgagactcgagtagaaaccgtatgggtctgacagcaccatgctcgatatacggtctctgggatattagatggatgagggactataggtacatggtaactgaggacagac encodes the following:
- the LOC135587708 gene encoding major pollen allergen Lol p 11-like, whose protein sequence is MAKHLFSAVVVVFAVACVLPALAIAARDVGVVKRGFVVQGRVFCDTCRAGFETPVSTYIQGATVRVECRSEFTGAKTCSFEGTTDHTGTYNILVEGEHDDHEICESLLVSSPESGCKTALQGRERAPVFLSHNNGIASDTRFANSLGFLKDTSLPVCTELLKSYEQYED